From the Spirochaetota bacterium genome, the window AAGGCCGTCGATAAAATCGAAATGATCGAACCCGCGAAGGCGCCCATGCTCTATATCGTGGGCGTGGGCTGCGGCGACGTTTCCCTGCTCACGCACGAGGCGGTCACCTGCATGGCGAAGGCCGATACCTTCGTCTGCACGCAGGATATCGCCGACCGGTTCGCGCAGTACATGGGATCGAAACCGGTGCTCTACGACCCGCTCCTGTCGCTCGCCAATTATCAAAAGAAGAAAAACCCCGGCCTTGCCGATGCGGAGATAAAGGCGCGCGTGGAGGAGGCCCGGAAGGAGCAGATAAAAAGCCTTAAAGACGCGCTCGCGAAGGACATGACCGTCGCGTTCCTGGAATACGGCGATCCGACCATTTACGGTTCCTGGACCTACTGGCTGTACGAGCAGGTCCCGCGCGCGCGGGTGAAGGTGATTCCCGGCGTGAGCGCGTTCAACGCCGCGAACGCGATGATAGGCGTGAACGCGGCGGTGAACGGCGCGGTCGTGCTCACGGTGCCGGACGGGATACGGCGCAACGAGGACCTGGTGCGCGCCGCGGGAAAGAACGGCGACACGATCGCGGTGTTCGTGGGGCTTCACGAGCTCAAGACGATCGTTCCGATATTCCAGAAGTATTACGCCGCCGACACGCCGGTGATCATCGCCTACAAGGCAGGCTACGCCAGGGACGGGAAGCTCCTGAAAAGCACCCTGGCCGCCGTTCTCGCCGATGCGGAAAAGGAAAAAGAAAAGTTCCTGGGACTCATCTACGTGGGTCCCGCGCTGAGGCAGTAACAATCAGGAACAAAAGAACGCTTTAGAAAAGGCGTTGAAACCGCGAATGCACGCGAATGAACGCCAATGGTTTTTTATAAAATTCGCGTATATTCGCGGTTGCATTTCCCAAGCTACGACGTCGTATGCACGATCCTGCCCGAGTTCGAAAAATCGTAATCCCCCAGCGGCGCGACGCGCTTTCTGAATGTTTCGGTGTTGAGGGTCTCTATGAACGCCTGCACCCCGCGCGCGAAGAAGGTCTCCTGCGCGAGGACCATGTCGAAGCTTTCCTTCACGAGGGGCACGAAGGGGAGCCCCAGGAGGCGCGATACCGCGACCGTCGCCAGGCACACGTTCGCCTCGCCCGACAGGAGCGCGAGTCCCGCCTCCAGGTGCGTATACACCACGCGCCCGTAGCCGTCGATGCGGCCGGGATCGATCCCGCGCTGGTTCAGATTGTAATCGAGAAACACCCGCGTGCCCGATCCCTCCTGCCGATTGATGAAGCGCATGCCCTCCCCGGTGAGGTCCTCGAACCGTTCGATGCGCCGGGGGGCGTCCTTGGCGGAAATGAATCCCAGCTCCCTGAAGAAGAGGTGCACCACGGCGAACTTCTTATCGCCCAGGTGCGACGAGAGGTAGGGTATGTTATAGGTTCCCGTCGCGGGATCGAGCAAGTGGCACCAGGCGATATCGGTCTCACCAGCGCCAAGGAGGCGCAGGCCCTGGGTGCTCCCGGTGCTGGAGCTGAAGATGAGCATCCCGGGGGACGCTTCCTTCACCGTGTTGAGGAGGATCTCGAGAACGGGATCATTGCTTCCCGCCGCCAGGAGGCTGGTATCGGCCCCCCGATGCTTCTTCGCGCCCCCCTCCTCCCCCGCTTTCGCATGGACGGCGATCCATCGGTCGATGAGGTCCTTGGGGAAAATCCACTTGCCCGTGATCCTGGTCGCGGGAAGGTCGCGGTCGCGTATGAGGGCGTAGACCTGTTTCTCGTGCACGCCCAGGTATTCCGCGACCTCTTTGGTGTTCATCATCATGCCGGGCATGGGCCTTCTCCTGTACGGCCCATGATGGCACGAATGCGTCACCTAGTCAACAGCAATCATGACGTTCGAGGCCTTGACGACCCCATAGACGGAGGAGCCCTCCTTGAGGCCCAGGTTCGCCACGGAGGCGTTGGTGATGACCGATATGAGCTCCTGTCCGCCCGCGAGCTCGATGGTCACCTCCGAGTTCACCGCCCCGGTGTTTATCTTTTTGATCTTTCCTTTAAGCACGTTGCGCGCGCTGATTTTCATACGCTCCCCTCCAATAATGTATTTCAAGTACATTAATTTCCGATATCAAAGCCGGGCATATCTTCGTGTACATGATTAATCAGTATACGCATGTGCGGGAGATTCGGCAAGTTTTAAACGGAACGCACCGGCAATCGGGGACGATCACGGGGAATGAGGAATTGTGCGAATGGGGAACAGCGCAACCAGAACCGACCAGATCCTACAAAACCAACGCGAAACATCCACCGGGTCCGGATTTGAAAGTGCATCAGTATAAAATTTACTGATGCACTGCACCCGAACGATACCGCTCCCCATCCGGTGGCATAGGGGCGGCCTATCGCCGACAGCATGGTTCGACGGAGTTTACCCCGAGCCCGTCGAGGGGCTCACCATGACAGTGTGGTTCGACGGAGCTCTCCTCCCCCCTTTTTTCAAGGGGGGACCGAGGGGGGTTACACCCGCTCAAACAGACCCAACACCCTGTCGAAGCGCGCGATCGCGTCGTCTATGACCTCGTCGGTATCGGCCATGCTGGTGTAGAGACGGCTCCCGGCGAGACTTATGAGCCCCTCGGCCATGAGGACGGCGCCCGTCTCCTCCATGATGTGCTTGCGCTTCGTGACCTCTTCGAATATCTTGGGATTGGTGATCTCCATGAGCATCGCAGCGGCGGTCTCCAGGTGGCAGATCGATCCGTGGTTGAAGGCGACGAACGGAAGGTCATGCTTCTTGATGATTTCCTGCAAGCCTTTAGTGAGCCGGTCGCCCGCGCGGCCTGCCTTCACGTGCGCCTCGTTCTCCACGATCGCCTGGATCGCGAAATATCCCGCCGCACAGCTCAGGGGGTTTGCGGACAGGGTCCCGCCCACCATGGCGCGCTTCCCGAGTCCCTGGAGGCCCGCGGCAAACACGCTCATCACCTCGGTCCTGCCGCCCACGCCGCCCGCGGCCGGGTAGCCGCCCGCGACGCATTTCCCGAACACCGTGAGGTCTGGCTTCACGTCGAAATACCCCTGCGCCCCGCCCGGTCCCACGCGAAACGCCGTGACCACCTCGTCGAATATAAGGAGGGACGAGAACTCGTCGCACAGGGCGCGCACGTTCTTGTTGAAGTCGAAGAGCACGGGCCTGGTGCCGCTTTCCGGGCCCAAGGGCTCAACGATCACCGCGGCCGTCCCGCCGTTCTTTTCGTTCTCCTCGAAGAGCTTCCTGAGCGCTTCGAGGTCGTTGGGGTAGACCTCCTGGACGAACTCGAAACTCCCCTTGGGGATGCCGTGCGCCTCGAGCGTGCCCAATCCGGGAATGCGCATGCCGAGCACCATCTGGTCGCTCCATCCGTGGTAGGCGCCCCCCACCTTGATGATGTAGTTCTTACC encodes:
- a CDS encoding aminotransferase class III-fold pyridoxal phosphate-dependent enzyme; protein product: YLWDVDGNRYIDFLQAGGPTLLGSNYGPVQEKVIGVIRESGPVTGLFHEYELKLAELITKLIPSVELFRSLASGTESCMAAIRAARCFTGKNYIIKVGGAYHGWSDQMVLGMRIPGLGTLEAHGIPKGSFEFVQEVYPNDLEALRKLFEENEKNGGTAAVIVEPLGPESGTRPVLFDFNKNVRALCDEFSSLLIFDEVVTAFRVGPGGAQGYFDVKPDLTVFGKCVAGGYPAAGGVGGRTEVMSVFAAGLQGLGKRAMVGGTLSANPLSCAAGYFAIQAIVENEAHVKAGRAGDRLTKGLQEIIKKHDLPFVAFNHGSICHLETAAAMLMEITNPKIFEEVTKRKHIMEETGAVLMAEGLISLAGSRLYTSMADTDEVIDDAIARFDRVLGLFERV
- a CDS encoding helix-turn-helix domain-containing protein — protein: MPGMMMNTKEVAEYLGVHEKQVYALIRDRDLPATRITGKWIFPKDLIDRWIAVHAKAGEEGGAKKHRGADTSLLAAGSNDPVLEILLNTVKEASPGMLIFSSSTGSTQGLRLLGAGETDIAWCHLLDPATGTYNIPYLSSHLGDKKFAVVHLFFRELGFISAKDAPRRIERFEDLTGEGMRFINRQEGSGTRVFLDYNLNQRGIDPGRIDGYGRVVYTHLEAGLALLSGEANVCLATVAVSRLLGLPFVPLVKESFDMVLAQETFFARGVQAFIETLNTETFRKRVAPLGDYDFSNSGRIVHTTS
- a CDS encoding transporter produces the protein MKISARNVLKGKIKKINTGAVNSEVTIELAGGQELISVITNASVANLGLKEGSSVYGVVKASNVMIAVD